The proteins below come from a single Onychomys torridus chromosome 18, mOncTor1.1, whole genome shotgun sequence genomic window:
- the Smim29 gene encoding small integral membrane protein 29 isoform X1: MSNTTVPNAPQANSDSMVGYVLGPFFLITLVGVVVAVVMYVQKKKRVDRLRHHLLPMYSYDPAEELHEAEQELLSDVGDPKVVHGWQSSYQHKRMPLLDIKT, translated from the exons ATGAGTAACACCACAGTACCCAATGCTCCCCAGGCCAACAGCGACTCCATGGTGGGCTATGTGTTGGGGCCTTTCTTCCTCATCACCCTGgtcggggtggtggtggctgtg GTAATGTATGTGCAGAAGAAAAAGCG GGTGGACCGGCTTCGCCATCACCTGCTTCCCATGTACAGCTATGACCCCGCAGAAGAGCTCCATGAGGCCGAGCAGGAGctgctgtctgatgtgggtgacCCCAAG GTGGTACATGGCTGGCAGAGCAGCTACCAGCACAAGCGAATGCCCCTGCTGGACATCAAGACATGA
- the Smim29 gene encoding small integral membrane protein 29 isoform X2, translating to MSNTTVPNAPQANSDSMVMYVQKKKRVDRLRHHLLPMYSYDPAEELHEAEQELLSDVGDPKVVHGWQSSYQHKRMPLLDIKT from the exons ATGAGTAACACCACAGTACCCAATGCTCCCCAGGCCAACAGCGACTCCATG GTAATGTATGTGCAGAAGAAAAAGCG GGTGGACCGGCTTCGCCATCACCTGCTTCCCATGTACAGCTATGACCCCGCAGAAGAGCTCCATGAGGCCGAGCAGGAGctgctgtctgatgtgggtgacCCCAAG GTGGTACATGGCTGGCAGAGCAGCTACCAGCACAAGCGAATGCCCCTGCTGGACATCAAGACATGA